The Chryseolinea soli genome contains a region encoding:
- a CDS encoding lipocalin-like domain-containing protein, with product MKASVKDKVVGTWKLVSWTYVNEKNELIDYFGKDATGILMYDTAGNMNAQLMKAGRVPFASDSINSGTAEESKHAFHSYLAYFGKYYERAPGEIIHFVEGSLFPNWMGMEQLRYAVLTGNVLQVSTPPVPTQTGETVFTVTWERVV from the coding sequence ATGAAAGCCTCCGTAAAAGATAAAGTCGTGGGCACATGGAAATTGGTTTCCTGGACCTATGTGAATGAAAAAAATGAATTGATCGATTATTTCGGGAAAGATGCCACCGGCATTTTGATGTACGACACAGCGGGGAACATGAACGCCCAATTGATGAAAGCGGGCCGTGTGCCTTTTGCCTCCGACTCCATCAACAGTGGCACGGCGGAAGAATCGAAACATGCCTTTCACAGTTACCTCGCCTATTTTGGAAAGTACTATGAACGCGCTCCCGGAGAGATCATTCACTTTGTAGAGGGGAGTTTATTTCCGAATTGGATGGGTATGGAGCAACTGCGCTATGCCGTGCTCACCGGCAACGTCCTGCAGGTGAGCACGCCACCTGTACCAACCCAAACCGGCGAAACGGTGTTCACCGTAACCTGGGAGCGAGTGGTCTGA
- a CDS encoding sensor histidine kinase → MVFKNFRINVIFRVLLLVVSIGLLAWCVVHERYLRSVYLAAAVCIVVGEFIWYVDRFNRDMKVFMVSLMQKDFTTHFQSTGRGKRLDELYTILNAISEAFKKISTEKETQYRYLEMLVEHVRVSILSIDEEGKIHLANPSLKNMLQKSILPNLKALEVFGEHFVKTLREIRSGETRLEKLRVQNDVLQLSIHASEFKLQGRYYKLISMQDIRSELDAREVEAWQKLIRVLGHEIMNSVSPITSLSATLHGMVTANQPAFGDDHTSLYGSLDKGLEAIKIRSEGLYNFTQTYRKLTGIPKHAPRKTNLKDIVERVHLLLQTKLQEHNIVLQTSAVDLTIFADPEMMEHVLINLILNAVDALASTPGPRIEINTSRHPNGSTIIHILDNGEGMDELTLEKIFIPFYTTRKHGSGIGLAITKQILQLHQADIRVTSEPGKGTEFMIALNATPAT, encoded by the coding sequence ATGGTATTTAAAAATTTCCGCATCAACGTTATTTTCAGAGTGCTCTTGCTGGTGGTGAGCATCGGGTTGCTGGCGTGGTGCGTGGTGCATGAGCGATACCTCCGCAGCGTTTACCTAGCCGCCGCTGTCTGCATCGTGGTGGGGGAATTCATTTGGTATGTCGACCGTTTCAACCGCGATATGAAGGTGTTTATGGTGAGCCTGATGCAGAAGGATTTCACAACGCATTTTCAATCAACAGGAAGAGGCAAACGTTTGGATGAGCTTTACACTATATTGAACGCTATCTCCGAAGCCTTTAAAAAGATCAGCACGGAAAAAGAAACGCAGTATCGCTATTTGGAAATGCTGGTGGAACACGTCCGCGTGAGCATTCTCAGCATCGACGAAGAGGGGAAGATCCACCTGGCGAACCCGTCGTTAAAAAATATGCTTCAGAAAAGCATTCTTCCCAACCTGAAAGCACTGGAAGTATTCGGCGAACATTTTGTCAAGACTTTGCGGGAGATACGCTCGGGGGAAACGCGGTTGGAAAAACTCCGTGTACAAAACGACGTATTGCAGTTGTCTATCCATGCCTCCGAGTTCAAACTGCAGGGCCGCTACTATAAACTGATCTCCATGCAAGACATCCGCAGCGAACTCGATGCGCGCGAAGTGGAAGCGTGGCAGAAACTGATCCGGGTGCTGGGTCACGAGATCATGAACTCCGTGTCGCCCATCACGTCCCTGAGCGCCACCCTCCACGGTATGGTTACCGCAAACCAACCTGCGTTTGGCGACGATCACACATCGCTTTATGGCTCCCTCGACAAAGGATTGGAGGCCATCAAAATACGAAGCGAAGGCCTTTACAATTTCACACAGACGTATCGAAAACTGACCGGTATCCCCAAACACGCGCCTCGAAAAACGAATCTGAAAGACATCGTTGAACGCGTACACCTGTTGCTACAAACCAAGCTTCAGGAACATAACATTGTCCTGCAAACCTCTGCCGTTGACTTAACCATTTTCGCAGACCCGGAAATGATGGAGCATGTGCTGATCAACCTTATTCTTAATGCGGTTGACGCTTTGGCGTCCACACCCGGTCCACGCATTGAAATCAACACGTCACGCCACCCGAACGGGAGCACCATCATTCACATTCTCGACAACGGCGAGGGTATGGATGAACTCACCCTGGAAAAGATCTTTATTCCTTTTTACACCACGCGCAAGCATGGCTCCGGCATCGGGCTGGCCATCACCAAACAAATCCTTCAACTGCATCAAGCCGACATCCGTGTGACCAGCGAGCCTGGAAAAGGAACCGAATTCATGATCGCGTTGAACGCAACACCTGCCACCTAG
- a CDS encoding ABC transporter permease, which produces MILHYLLLVFRNFKRFKSTFLINLIGLSTGLTCAVLIFLWVNDELSVDTFHKNDARLFSVMTYKKLTEGIDTSPSTPAILREALIAEVPEFENVATSVGFNEPYEFSVSVEDKHVSAVGQMISEDYFKVFSYTFLQGDPANVLTDKGSIVISETLAKKFFNTTRNVVGKVVSWEVLNIKKQFVITGIFKELPASASDRFDFALSFEVYKEIVGKDALTYGNFGTNTYAVLKEGVRPADVDAKIADFIKRKDPSSHVTLFLQRYSDRYLHGHYENGVQAGGRIEYVRLFSLIAIFILIIACINFMNLSTAKATTRIKEVGIKKAIGAGRRTLVAQHLVESLLMAFLSLAVAVLLVDLLLPLFNDVTGKQLTLNFTGRFALALVGIATATGLLAGSYPALYLSGFNPALVLKGRFVNSANEMWARKGLVVFQFALSIVFIVSVMVVYKQIEYVQNKNIGFDKDNIVYFKPSGKVGESLETFLAEVRRMPGVINASSSAHAMVRAENSTTGMEWEGKNPSDIIPFENVGVNYEMIETLGVQMLAGRTFSNRFGDEQSKIIFNEAAIDVMGLKDPVGKEITMWGKKMQIIGVVKNFHFQSLHENVKPLFFRYVPDETLHVMVKIEGGKTKETLERLGRFYTTFNPGFTFDYKFLDQDYQAQYVAEKRVAILSRYFAALAIIISCLGLFGLAAFTAERRLKEMGIRKVLGSSEAGIVYLLTKDFTRIVLVSIAIGLPVSYFIVRYWLDTFVFKIDLSVWYFVGAGGLSLMIAWLTVSTQAFKAARINPSKCLKEQ; this is translated from the coding sequence ATGATACTACACTATTTACTCCTCGTCTTTCGGAATTTTAAACGCTTCAAGAGTACGTTTCTCATTAACCTGATCGGATTGTCCACCGGGTTGACTTGCGCGGTGTTGATCTTTCTTTGGGTGAACGATGAACTGTCTGTCGATACATTTCACAAAAACGATGCGCGTCTCTTTTCGGTGATGACCTATAAAAAGTTAACCGAGGGCATCGACACGTCTCCCTCCACGCCGGCGATACTTCGCGAGGCATTGATCGCGGAGGTTCCGGAATTTGAAAATGTGGCCACCTCGGTTGGTTTCAATGAGCCCTACGAGTTTTCGGTTTCCGTGGAAGACAAGCACGTGAGTGCCGTGGGTCAGATGATCAGTGAGGATTATTTCAAAGTGTTCTCCTATACTTTCCTGCAGGGCGATCCTGCCAACGTGCTGACCGACAAAGGTTCGATCGTCATTTCGGAAACCCTGGCAAAGAAATTTTTCAATACCACCCGCAATGTCGTGGGAAAGGTGGTGTCGTGGGAGGTGTTGAACATCAAGAAACAATTTGTGATCACGGGTATCTTTAAAGAGCTTCCCGCCTCGGCTTCCGACCGGTTTGACTTTGCTTTGTCGTTCGAAGTATATAAGGAAATTGTGGGGAAGGATGCGTTGACGTATGGAAATTTTGGAACAAACACCTATGCCGTATTGAAAGAGGGTGTGCGTCCAGCCGACGTCGACGCGAAGATCGCGGATTTTATAAAACGAAAAGATCCCTCGTCGCACGTGACCTTGTTTTTGCAGCGCTACTCCGACCGCTATCTGCATGGGCACTACGAGAACGGCGTGCAAGCCGGCGGTAGGATTGAATACGTCCGGTTGTTCTCCCTGATTGCCATTTTCATTCTCATCATCGCCTGCATCAACTTCATGAACTTGTCGACGGCCAAAGCCACGACCCGCATCAAAGAAGTGGGCATCAAAAAAGCGATCGGTGCGGGAAGGAGAACGTTGGTTGCGCAGCACCTCGTGGAATCGCTGTTGATGGCGTTCTTGTCGTTGGCCGTGGCCGTGTTGCTGGTAGATCTTTTACTTCCGCTGTTCAATGACGTCACCGGCAAACAGTTGACGCTGAACTTTACCGGTCGCTTTGCGCTGGCTTTGGTTGGGATTGCCACAGCGACCGGGTTGCTCGCGGGCAGTTATCCTGCCCTGTACCTTTCGGGATTCAACCCCGCGTTGGTATTGAAGGGGCGGTTCGTCAACTCGGCCAACGAAATGTGGGCGCGAAAGGGACTGGTGGTGTTTCAATTTGCGCTGTCCATCGTCTTCATTGTTTCGGTGATGGTGGTGTACAAACAAATCGAGTACGTTCAAAACAAAAATATAGGCTTCGACAAAGACAACATCGTCTACTTCAAGCCCAGTGGAAAAGTGGGCGAAAGCCTGGAAACGTTCCTGGCAGAGGTGAGACGGATGCCGGGAGTGATCAATGCGTCCAGCAGCGCTCATGCGATGGTGCGAGCTGAAAACAGCACGACCGGGATGGAGTGGGAGGGAAAAAATCCCTCGGACATCATACCCTTTGAAAATGTCGGCGTCAACTACGAGATGATCGAGACCTTGGGTGTGCAGATGCTTGCCGGGCGCACGTTCTCCAACCGCTTTGGCGACGAGCAATCGAAGATCATCTTCAACGAAGCGGCCATCGACGTGATGGGCCTGAAAGACCCCGTGGGAAAAGAGATCACGATGTGGGGCAAAAAAATGCAGATCATCGGTGTGGTCAAGAATTTCCACTTTCAATCACTGCACGAAAATGTGAAGCCACTTTTCTTTCGATACGTTCCCGACGAAACCCTGCACGTGATGGTGAAGATCGAAGGGGGCAAGACAAAAGAAACATTGGAGCGCCTCGGTCGATTCTACACGACCTTCAATCCCGGCTTCACTTTCGACTATAAATTCCTTGACCAGGACTACCAGGCGCAATACGTGGCGGAAAAACGCGTAGCAATTTTGTCGCGCTATTTCGCGGCGCTCGCCATCATCATTTCATGCCTGGGCCTGTTTGGACTGGCGGCTTTCACCGCCGAGCGCCGTTTGAAAGAGATGGGTATTCGCAAGGTGTTGGGCTCCAGCGAAGCGGGCATTGTCTACCTGTTGACAAAAGATTTCACCCGCATCGTGTTGGTGTCGATCGCGATCGGTTTGCCCGTAAGCTATTTCATCGTGCGCTACTGGCTCGATACGTTTGTGTTCAAGATCGATCTGTCCGTCTGGTACTTTGTCGGTGCGGGCGGTCTGTCTTTGATGATCGCCTGGCTGACGGTAAGCACGCAGGCGTTTAAGGCGGCCCGGATCAATCCATCGAAATGTTTGAAGGAGCAATGA
- a CDS encoding sigma-54-dependent transcriptional regulator: MSKPLGRILLVDDDEFVLLSVKMLLEPHFAVVKTVNNPERIPALIDHEGFDVVVLDMNFRSGDTTGNQGRFWLKKILSRHPDTQVILLTAYGDIQLAVDSIKEGALDFIVKPWQNEKLLTTVKTANLVSQEKNKVKQLRSQQRSLVSALRQKNEPLVGTSSGIMAIRKTIEKVAPTEAEVLILGQNGTGKEVIAREIHEKSQRAEGIFMTVDVGALSENLFESEMFGHRKGAFTDAKEDRVGRFEAAAGGTLLLDEIGNLPLSLQAKLLTVLQSKKVTRLGTHDPIDLDVRIICATNCNLHAMVEAGKFREDLLYRINTVELTVPTLHDRPEDIPLLAQHFLKKFASKYQKPYLKISAEALSQLGGYRWPGNIRELQHAVERAVIMCEGEALMPDDFGSVQQTPSGEFRFDHLNLEQLEAWAIRKVIAKHQGNISHAAEELGLSRGALYRRMETYGI, encoded by the coding sequence ATGAGTAAACCCCTGGGCCGTATTTTGTTGGTAGACGATGATGAGTTTGTGCTGCTTTCGGTGAAAATGTTGCTGGAGCCGCACTTCGCCGTGGTGAAGACCGTGAACAACCCCGAGCGCATCCCCGCATTAATTGACCACGAGGGATTTGATGTCGTGGTGCTCGACATGAATTTCAGAAGCGGCGACACAACCGGCAACCAGGGACGTTTCTGGCTCAAGAAAATCCTCAGCCGGCACCCCGACACGCAAGTGATCCTCCTTACCGCCTATGGCGATATTCAGCTTGCCGTGGATTCTATCAAGGAAGGCGCGCTGGATTTTATTGTCAAACCTTGGCAAAATGAAAAACTGCTCACCACCGTGAAAACCGCCAACCTCGTGAGCCAGGAAAAAAATAAAGTAAAACAGCTGCGCTCACAGCAACGCTCGCTGGTGTCGGCGCTACGTCAAAAGAACGAGCCACTGGTGGGCACATCTTCCGGCATCATGGCCATTCGCAAGACGATCGAGAAAGTGGCACCCACCGAGGCGGAAGTGCTCATCCTAGGCCAGAACGGCACGGGGAAAGAAGTGATCGCCCGCGAGATCCATGAGAAGTCTCAGCGCGCCGAAGGCATCTTCATGACGGTGGATGTGGGGGCCTTGAGTGAAAATCTCTTTGAAAGCGAAATGTTCGGTCATCGCAAGGGTGCATTCACCGACGCCAAAGAAGATCGCGTCGGCCGGTTCGAAGCGGCGGCCGGGGGCACGTTGTTGCTGGACGAGATCGGGAACCTTCCCTTGTCGCTTCAGGCCAAACTGCTCACGGTGCTGCAAAGCAAAAAAGTGACCCGCCTGGGAACGCACGATCCCATCGACCTGGACGTTCGCATCATTTGTGCCACCAATTGCAACCTGCATGCGATGGTAGAGGCGGGAAAATTCAGGGAGGATCTTTTGTACCGCATCAACACCGTAGAGCTCACCGTCCCAACCCTGCACGACCGGCCTGAAGATATTCCCCTGCTGGCGCAACACTTCCTGAAAAAATTCGCATCAAAATATCAAAAGCCTTATCTTAAAATTTCAGCAGAGGCCCTGTCACAACTGGGTGGCTACCGGTGGCCCGGAAACATTCGCGAACTTCAACATGCCGTGGAGCGGGCCGTCATCATGTGTGAAGGCGAAGCATTGATGCCCGACGATTTCGGATCGGTGCAGCAAACCCCGTCGGGTGAATTCAGGTTCGACCACCTCAACCTCGAGCAACTGGAAGCGTGGGCCATTCGCAAGGTCATTGCCAAACACCAGGGAAACATCAGTCACGCCGCAGAAGAACTAGGGCTTTCACGCGGGGCGCTTTACCGGAGAATGGAAACGTATGGTATTTAA